A window from Rhizobium sp. BG4 encodes these proteins:
- a CDS encoding HAD-IA family hydrolase gives MFPEPGKKFAAFLFDMDGTILSSTAAAERVWGAWAERHGLDPVKFLPTMHGKRGVDTIRQLGLPGVDPEAEAEKITQAEIEDVEGVVAIPGAADFLAALPPERWAIVTSSTKVLALRRLGAAGLTVPRYMVTSEDVSVGKPNPQGYILGAEKVGVAASQCLVFEDVEAGVQAGAAAGASVMVITAAGHDLHLPDYPSINDYMSVEPSINGDGLISIVQKK, from the coding sequence TTGCGGCATTCCTGTTCGATATGGATGGCACGATCCTGAGCTCGACGGCGGCCGCCGAGCGCGTCTGGGGCGCATGGGCGGAGCGCCATGGGCTCGATCCGGTGAAGTTTCTTCCGACGATGCACGGAAAGCGCGGCGTCGACACCATCCGTCAGCTCGGTCTGCCGGGTGTTGATCCCGAGGCGGAAGCCGAGAAGATCACGCAGGCCGAGATCGAGGATGTCGAGGGCGTCGTCGCAATCCCCGGTGCCGCCGATTTTCTCGCCGCACTGCCGCCGGAGCGCTGGGCGATCGTCACGTCTTCGACCAAGGTGCTGGCTCTGCGCCGCCTTGGCGCTGCGGGCCTCACCGTGCCGCGCTATATGGTGACCAGCGAGGATGTTTCGGTCGGCAAGCCCAATCCGCAGGGCTATATTCTCGGCGCGGAGAAAGTCGGCGTCGCCGCCTCGCAATGCCTGGTTTTCGAAGATGTCGAAGCCGGCGTTCAGGCGGGTGCCGCAGCCGGCGCATCCGTCATGGTGATCACGGCGGCCGGCCACGATCTGCACCTCCCTGATTATCCGTCGATCAATGACTATATGTCCGTCGAACCTTCGATAAACGGCGACGGCCTGATATCGATCGTCCAAAAGAAATGA